A stretch of DNA from Ranitomeya variabilis isolate aRanVar5 chromosome 1, aRanVar5.hap1, whole genome shotgun sequence:
GTTTGAGAAAATTGGTAGCGCGTAGGGGTTTTAAATCATTAAAGAAGGACCAATCTTGGCGATACGCAGTCATGGACATATTAGACTGATATCTGCATCAAAAACAGTTTATATTTTTGGGGGAAATTGGGAGTGTCGGGACCAAAAATAGACAATTATGCTTCAAATCTGGATCACAATATTTATTTAATATAAGAACATGTCAGAACTATACTACAAATATGCATAAGAAACCAGGTAAAATCTTACATTTATATACACTAGGTCCATACCCATTGGCTTTATCTATATACATGGGTTAAATGAGATGTACAGACCTGTATTAATATGTACACAGTACAGAGCACAGGCTGCATTATGCTGGGATGTTTCCCATTGATCGTACTCTATATACATCTTCTTCCTTGCATACATTCATATTATTAAATCTATTGAGTGTCAATGATTAGAAATTCATTTCAAGAATGTCTTACTTTTGATCTTGGCTCTTGATATACTGAACCTCTCGGGTCACTAAATAAATAGTAATTTGATCAAAACTCTATCGAGTAAGGATTTGACACAGTCCCTATAACGGAACCTCCTTAAATTTGTTTTACAAGGCGGTGAGGTTCATagtctttccatgatttctgttctcAAGGGATGGGAGTTCGTCAGTCAGATCTACAACATTTTCATGACACTCCAGAGCCTTGGGCTTATCGActgcttcttcttcatcttctttaCCCTTGCAGCACTTACATTTCTTGCAACAGCAGCAACAGTAATGACCACAAAACAGCGAGAGGGAGGCCATCCAGAGATCCCAAGGCTTCATAGAATGCATCCACTTGGGTAGGAAGTCCCAGGTTTTTAGAAAATCTGGAAGCACCCTGGGGCATTTGGATTGCAACACACTGATGACAATtacaacaataattatgaacacaaTTGGGACAGCGACCCCCACCAGAACCTGCCACCCGGCAATGGACAAGCCAAAGACCGCCAAGGGCAACAGGAAGAAGCACATGATTAGGTAGACAACAGCAAACCATCGGTATTTAGCTGTCTTGTTCCCCAGGCTTTTGGCCATTCGAATAGGTAACCTCATGAAGGGGATGGGATACCAAATAAGAATTCCAGATATGTTGAAGAAAAAGTGACATAACGCAatctgcaaaaaaaatgaaaaaaattgtttaaataaaAGTAGCACAATAAGATTATGAGAAGACACTTTATGTTAACCAAAAGAAAGGCAAATAGCAGCACCATCAGCTGTTTAAATCACCCACACCCGCTCGCTTAAGGTCCTCTTAGTGCAATGAAGCCCTTTACCGATGTCTGGTGCTCTAGCTTGAGAAAACTTCAATCATGCATGCAAAAAAGGTCATAAGAACAGCGAGCACTCACCATCCTCTAATGTCCAATCTTTATTATGGCATATTTTCAAAAGCAGGTATGATCAGGGAGAAATGTGTttccacaagacgacggccgtttcgcgctcctgcgcttccacgggtcttgacaTCAAGACATTTCTCCCTGATCATACCTGCTTTTGAAAATATGCCATAATAAAGATTGGACATTAGAGGATGGTGAGTGCTCGCTGTTCTTATGACCTTTTTTGCATGCACTTTATGTTAACAGCTCTGACTCACTGTATGACCTGGTCAATAATGGCGTGTTCATGACCAGATCATAAGGATTAGAAAGGCAAGTAAGGAGATTCTTTATTACGTACAGATGACCAGCTTGATAAGTTAGGGCATCCAATCACTGGCCTCAACAATGATGACAATAAGTATTCAAGGTCAACATGACCAAAACTGGTGAGACCATAGGAGTCTTGGCAATGGAGCAGCACAAGCTTTACCAAGTgagtttaagttatgtttcttttgacCCCATAATAATTTTAATATCCTGGACAGCCATATTAAGGCAGCCATTAGCGTTGGGCAAACAATTCTCTAATCAATAGGCCTCACAGAACATCATGATTCGTACCAGAACATCATGGCATCACAGGGCCCAGTAATTGCCAATGGCACCCAACATGAGGGGCTAAGGATCCCGACCACAGAATTGAAGACTGGCCTGGTTCAGCTACTATGAAGTACTGGTCTGGATGGCGGACTGAGGCAGTGGGAACCTTCTTTCTCAACTCTAGTGACCATATCACCACCATTCATAACTGTACTCAATAACCTGGGCTGTAGATGGAGATATTATAcaatgaaaaaaatgtacaaaactgaatatgaggttcttacttaacattctgatcagaataTATAAGCCCACTGCCATGGCACATCAAACCTATCAGTGGGCTTATACAGTGTGATCAAAATGTTAACTAAGAACCTCATATCCAGTTTTGTAAAATTCATAACAGATAATACTTCGGTGAGCAATCCATGTCTTTTTCTACATGTTATTATATTGACAGACATTCATACAGAATGTCTGGATAGTCATTGCTTTTCTGAGCAAATTAACGGTTTTCTAGGTAGGCTAAGAGTTACGCACACAGCAATCTGCTGATCTCCATGGCAGATCCTTTAAGGTTtatcattagtagtgatgagcaagtatactcctttctcgggttttcctgagcatgctcaggtggtctccgagtatttgggagtGCTTTGAGATTTAGTTTTCTCacatcagctgcatgatttgctgctagacagcttgaatacatgtggggattccctagcaactaggcaacccccacatgtactcaggctggctagcagccgtaaatcatgcagctgcatcaacaaaaactaaattcccgagcactcacaaatactcggagaccacccgagcgtgctcgggaaaacccaagcaacgagtatacttgctcatcactaatcattagtaatgagcgagtatactcgttgcttaggtttccctgagcatgctcgggtggtctccgattatttggatgtgctcagagaTTGAGTTTTCgtcgcagcagctgcatgatttgcgactgctagacagattGAATACATGGGGGGTTGCTTGTTTTTTAGGGAATTCCCAcgtgttcagcctgtctagcagtcgcaaatcatgaagctgcggtgacgaaaactcaatctctgagcacatccaaatactcggagaccacccgagcatgctcggggaaacctaagcaacgagtacactcactcatcactatttatcatGTCTTTAAGTAACACATTCTAGAGTAGACATCGGTATAACACCCACCTGTACAGAGTTTTGGAGGGTGTCCCCCGGACTGGCCAGTGCAGCCAACAATGCTGTAGTTGTAGTTCCAATGTTAGACCCAAGTGTCAGTGGATAGGCCCGCTCAATGCTAATCACTCCAAGACCTATAAGATGCAAGAGCCAAGATGTAACAGGAAGCAGGGACACTAAAATTAAAAGTGATGATTTCTCACAATCATACATGCTCCTTACCGATGAGTGGCGTGAGTGCGGAAGTGAAGACTGAGCTGCTCTGAACAATGAAAGTCATTCCAGCACCGACCAACATTGCCAAGTATCCGGTTAACCATGAGAATGGGAAGGGGAAGTCTTCGGGGAAAAAGTAAGAGAGGACATGTAAGAAATGGTAGAACCTGGCATTTCCTACATCGAGACAACGTCTACATCTGTTAACCATAGAGGTAATTGACATGAATGCAGTGTTACTGATAGTTACCGGTATTAATGATCTTCTTGATCAGAACAGATACTTGTCCTTTTAGCATTGAGTTTAGAAGCTTGACGATCAAAATAAGACACATACAAAGCACGAACAATGACAGCGCCAACAGGATGAGTCCTACTGCCAGATCTGGGAGGTTAGTGTAGGCAAATATGTGGGAGCCTGGGTAACAAAATATAAAGGAAGAGTTAAGACATTGGGTTCTTCTTATCCTTCCAACATTTTGTTGAATGGTTCCTTCTATGATCTGAAAATGAGATGGTTTTAGAGCAGAATGAACCTTCTGAGGCGTCAATGATGAGAAGACCTCATGAAGCAAAATTTACTGGACACACTTTTACTATCTATTGCTACCATTCTAGGGGTTTTCTACCTTCATTTGTTTTCTATTCTATATACTCACTCTACAAAGAAATAAAAGAAGCTTAACTTTCCCCTTTGCCCCCAGTCTTTTTCACATGACAGCCAATCACAGGGCTCACTGGTCTCATGGGAGCACTGGATAGACAGGGGCAAGGTAAGAATTTTTGAGTCTGCTATAGAATTAGAAAAATGACTTTGGAAAACTCCTTTTTTAATTTTGCTTTTTTTCCATTGCAAAGAAAAACTTTACTTATAGCATAATAGCTGTGAAATATTGTCAGATTATCTACAGTTGCCTTTGGAATAGTAAAGTGTACAATTATGTATtggtttttatagatttttttgcaTAAGAATTAAAGAAAAAACATAATTAATTAAAACTGTGAATTTTTATATTGATAGAAATACTTACAGGTGAACTTTACTGTCTCCATAACCTCTGTCCAGGTCACATTGTTCTCATCTATCCAGCAGGGTCTGTTCAGAGTACAGTTCTCTATACCGGGCACACTACCATTGATCCAGTCCTGCATAAAAGCATTATATACATGTTAATACTGGTTGTTGTATTGCATTTTCCCACAATGGGCACCCATTACTGTATGAACCCACTCACTGGCAGACATAGATAGAAGATGATCCCTGTgctagaacaatatatgggccctttgcagtccaaaagCTCATCATTATGCACAATCACACCCACTTTGGGGATAAAAATGTCCCCTTTaacctttgggcccctgtgcagctgcacaggtcacaccaatgatatgtccacccctgaacCCACTGTTGGTTATTGCCTCCATATTACAGCTTCATATAACACCAATGTTTAATTTTACCTTatgtgtagagatgagcaaaccccaaCAACTCCATCTATTTCTgtggggttcaggttctggttcatgTTCGGGTACTGCTCTAGTACCTGAACcatactttggactaaagtttggccgAACCTGACAAACGGGTCTGCTCATCTCTGCTTATAGGTGAAGCCTTAGCCAGTATTTCTTGAACCATCAAGCTTGGCTTTAGTTCGGTAGTGTTCTGCTATATAAAACAATCACAAGACGTCTTTTTACCTTATAGCCACATTCTCTCTTGATCAGACTCCTATTTTGAGCATCAGGGTCACCGTTGGCTATTTGCTGAATGACATTTTTATCAAGCTGAAATAAAGAAGAGATTTGTTAATGCGTTGGATCAATGAAGAATTATATCTTCTGTGTAAGCTAAAAGTAAGAACTGATGGGTGTGAAGAGCGTCAGTGATGGAGGTACGGTAGATGTTTTGTTCATTTGCTACATGGTGGTTGATCTTCATCCATTGATTTATTTTCATAATCACAGAAGCCATTGCCATGTAATCAGGTACATGACCGCAATAACGTATTACAGTTTTTGTAGCAACCCAACTGTACGTAAAGGTTTTCTTCCCCCATTTTGAATGAGCTTTATGAATAAAGGCTATGAGGATGATTCATTAAGGCTGATCTAGCACACGCCAGTCTTAATGTTGGAGTATACTGACCTGATTCATTAAGCGGCGTGCACCACTTAATGAATCAGGCACGCCTGATACTCAGCGTGCAACATCACCAAAAATGAATGTCAGCCTTTTCTGGAGGAGGATACACTACCATAGTGGCATCATTTATGATGAATTTGACAGGCGGCCTTGTCTCACATATGTTACCCCATATCTTGTCCATAAATGCCAATAGTCGCACCTTCCAAAATGCCCCAAAATATTGAAACTTAAGGTGTTTACACCAGATTTCTGGCATAAGCATCTTAATAAATTGGCCTCTTATGTGTATAAATGATATTTTTTGGCTAATAATTTGTGATTTAGTtttatgaaaaatatttagaattgagaatcctcagtggttgataccttttaatggctaactgaaaagatgttaagaaattgcaagctttcgagactacacaggtctcttcatcaggcaaagactaaaagaaattctggagaatcacatatttatgcacaacatagcacagaaaaaaaaacatggataagacaggtgacatgaggcagaattaccatgagtgataaacagttatgtccataaatattggaccagttcttagataaggagtgttttattgtcctctaattggggtctggttctgttgtgatgaccccacatggtctgaggggcaagttccttagttgatgtaaaaagacataagtccatgcgacacattcattcctgcactaagactgtcaaaggtcgtcatcagtttatattcccatactcttctgtctctcactcatggtaattctgcctcatgtcacctgtcttatccacgttttttttttctgtgctatgttgtgcataaatatgtgattcttcagaatttcttttagtctttgcctgatgaagagacctgtgtagtctcgaaagcttgcaatttgttaccatcttttcagttagccattaaaaggtatcaaccactgaagactctctttttttttttttcttttcaatgttctttttattgattttcatAAAGAACAGATATACAAACATgtataaaatacaataaaacagtTAATAGAACGACAAAGTTAAACTTTGAGTAAGAGCTCTTAGGACAAGTATAGAGCAATAAGACTACTCATTATATATGCAGGTAAGACAAGTGTGGTATGTAAATGATAAATAATAACCAATTGAAGGATATATAAATCTAGGTATAAACTAGGTGATAGGTAATATCTCCTGCAATCAACCATCAATCAAGATCAGTCTAAGTATGCTGGTCGTCTAAGAATGAAAACATAATTTAAAGAAATAGAAAATAAGGAAGAAAAGAGGGTGAAAAGGAAGGGAACAGGATTCAAGGGTATAAATGGAGTGGATGCACCTTGTTTTTCAGCTGGTTTGTTTAAGATAAGTCTTCAGGTATCAGATGAATGTTAGACCTATAAAGAACCCAAGGGTTCCAGATTTCTTTGAATGTTGGGGTCGTATGATTCACGAGGGCTGCTAATTCAGCCATTCTGTAAAGTTGGTCAATTTTGGATAATAATTGTGAAAGTGTGGGTATTTTTGTAGACTTCCAGAGCGACGGCACCAGTAGCTTAGCAGCCGCTATGATGTTGTAGGCTAAGGAAGAGGAGCGACGAgacatattggggcctatgggtagATTTAAGAGAGCGGACTCTGGTGTCAGCTTTACTTTTTTCTCTGTGATATCCAAGATAGTCGACTCCACAAGAGACCAAAATTGTTTTAGGGTCGGACAAGACCACCATAGATGAAAATAGTCACCTGTTCCTTTTTTGCATCTCCAACACAAGGTGGAGACATCAGAGTTCCAGATTCGTATCTGGGTTTGTGAAGTATACCACCTGGACACTATTTTAAAGGAATTTTCCTGTGTTTTCACACAACACGTGGGGCCATGTGAGTATTTGTAGATATGTTGGACTTGTGATTTATTAAGTGTGTATCCCAAATCTTTTTCCCAGCTTGTTATATATGCTCTTTTTAAACAATGGTCATCAGATAGAAGAATTTGGTATAAGGTGGATAGCGTTTTCGGTGGTTTGGACACTCTGGCGCATTGGGTTTCAAAAGTCGTGAGGTCTCGGGTAGAGTCGGGGTTGTATTGCATTATTTTCAGAGATTCTTTGAGGGCGGAGTACTGTATAAAATTGAAATTCGTTAAGCCCGTTAATTTTTTAATTTCAGAGAGCGGCAGAAGCACTCCTTCCTCAAATAGCTGGTCTATGGGTGTGTTTGGGCCTTGCTGGCTGGTATGTGCTTTATTGTTAGTTTTGATTGTGTGGGTTAGGACGTCTGACAGTTTGAGTAATGGAGATGAGGGAGGTATTAGTGTGTTATGTACTCTCGCCCAGATCCTGATGAGTGTTTGTGTGAGTGGGTTAGATTGTGAGGGGGGAGGTCGCTTCTTGACATAAGTCATTAGGAGCGATCTGATAGGCAGGGTTGAGAGCTCATTTTCTAATGTAAGCCACTGCTTGCTCTGTGAGCCGCGTATTAGGTCTACTGAGCGTGTCAATATTGCAGCGTGGTAGTATTTCCTGGCATCGGGTGCACCCATACCGCCACTAGATTTAGCCAAAACCAGCGTGCGGTAAGTTATTCGTGGTTTGATATTCTTCCAAATGTATTTGAGAAACAATGAATTAACCCTAGCCAGATAAGAATTCGGGACGTGGATGGGTAACATTTGAAACAGATAAACAAACTTGGGAAGTATTaaactttttaatatatttttcctcCCTGACCATGATAGAAATTGGTCTCTCCAGGATTGTATGGTAGTTTTAGCTTTGTCAATTAGTGGATCGTAATTGAGTTTAAATAAGTCTTTGTGGTTTCTGGGTATCTTAATTCCAAGGTACGTGATGTATTGTTTGGGCCAAGTGTAgggatataatttttttaattttacgagAGTATGGATAGGTATGTTGAGATCTAGGGCTTCTGATTTGGAAAGATTAACTTTAAAATTTGCTAAGGTACTATATTCCTCCAGCAATGACATCAAAGCTGGGAAGCTTTTGAGTGGTCTAGTCATCAAGATAAGAAGATCATCAGCAAAAGCTGCCGTTTTGTACTGTGTCTTTCCCATCTTGATGCCCTCAATTTCAGTGTTCTGTTGAATAGCACTTAGTAGGGGTTCTATTGCTAACAAGAAAAGTATCGGCGACAAGGGGCAACCTTGGCGAGTGCCGTTTGAGATTGTAAATGTGTCTGTCAGGGAGCCATTTATTCTGATGCGTGCCTTGGGTTCTCGATACATACTCATTATTGAGGTAGTTAGCTGGTGTGGGAATCCAAAACAAGCCAAGGCCTCTCCCAAGtatgtccagtccaccctgtcaaaggctttctctgaaccactgaagactctcaattctaaatatttttctatctactggctaacacggtaccaagatatattagtTTTATGAAACATTTTCAACCATTTGTCTTTTGCTGCCTGCATGTATTTTCATTCACTGCAGGCTGCTCAGTCCTGTTCTGTATGAAATCAATCAGATGAAGAATCTGAAAGCTCAGTTTGTTACCCTTCTCTCGGTATATCAAACACTTATCGAGCTGACTTTTGATTTACGTTTATTTTATTTGGTTGTAAAAATATAAGCTTAGATTTGTGTTCTGGATAGCATAAAGACACAGACTGAGCTGTCAGGGAGCTCGCTTGCTGGCTTTCTCTCTGATCTGGACTGAGCAGCTTGCAATGTATGGGAATAAATGCAGGCACCAAATGAAAAATGTTTACAATACTTTAATGAAACctaattacaaaaattatttttagccaaaaatacattCATGTAATAAAAAAGAACAAAGGTGTCCATTGCATTTAATTAAACGTTAATGCACATACCTGAATAATTCCTTTGGTGAGGGGCTCTGTGATAACTTTTAGCATATCTGGGGCATCTTCCCCTGACTCAATATTGAAAGACTCCACGATAACATTAGTTAGGTGGAACAAATATCCTGATGCTATTTCAATAGGCAATAGAACCAGCACTGAGAGCCAGTTGAAGAAATCATGCACAGTTGCTCCTGCAAATGCCCTGTAAAAAAGAAACAAGCTTTATAAGTCTTTAGAAATGAGTTCAATGAGGGTTATTTACATTAATTACAATGCGGCCTCATGCACGGGGCATTCCCGGAGGCTCAGTTCCATGAAGATCTTGGCACTATGCTGCCAAACGATGAATTGTGATGTGCAATAATGGGAAGTTCTCCTCCAATGCTTGTTTTCTGTTGGGTCCCAGCACTTGAACACTCACTTATTGCCAGAGTTGTGTCCCTGCTATCCATTCATTCCGTTCTGGCAACCAGACAAAGGCCAGCAGGAGTCGCACATGCGAATTGTTGATTCTATGTCTATGGCACTGACAAAGACAGTCATGCACAGCGCTGCGCTTGGCTACCTTCATATCTTTAGACTTCCAACTTGCCGATCTATTCAACTCATCGTGGCCAAGTTCTTGAGACCATGAGTGATCCAGGAGAGGATCAGGAACACAAATTCCCTACCATTTATCAGTTATCTAATGCACTGATCATAATAGAGACCCCTTCATTTGGTCACTTATTATACAAGAATCAAGGTCATCTAGGG
This window harbors:
- the SLC34A2 gene encoding sodium-dependent phosphate transport protein 2B isoform X1, which produces MVSPGRVAQRLSYILVLRASFLSSFPFLTPVPPIYQTMAPFPEFQHRIPEGVDDPPKYTPNNDNANPTPEDSLPPAYSTVSLYNDKSENQEIDPWEMPELKSTGPKWSEMTTKQRILSVLKSIMKFVFLLTLLYFFVCSLDVLSSAFQLVGGKAAGDIFKNHSVLSNPVAGLVIGVLVTVLVQSSSTSSSIIVSMVSSGLLTVRTAIPIVMGANIGTSVTNTIVALMQSGDRNEFRRAFAGATVHDFFNWLSVLVLLPIEIASGYLFHLTNVIVESFNIESGEDAPDMLKVITEPLTKGIIQLDKNVIQQIANGDPDAQNRSLIKRECGYKDWINGSVPGIENCTLNRPCWIDENNVTWTEVMETVKFTCSHIFAYTNLPDLAVGLILLALSLFVLCMCLILIVKLLNSMLKGQVSVLIKKIINTDFPFPFSWLTGYLAMLVGAGMTFIVQSSSVFTSALTPLIGLGVISIERAYPLTLGSNIGTTTTALLAALASPGDTLQNSVQIALCHFFFNISGILIWYPIPFMRLPIRMAKSLGNKTAKYRWFAVVYLIMCFFLLPLAVFGLSIAGWQVLVGVAVPIVFIIIVVIVISVLQSKCPRVLPDFLKTWDFLPKWMHSMKPWDLWMASLSLFCGHYCCCCCKKCKCCKGKEDEEEAVDKPKALECHENVVDLTDELPSLENRNHGKTMNLTAL
- the SLC34A2 gene encoding sodium-dependent phosphate transport protein 2B isoform X3: MEKKTMAPFPEFQHRIPEGVDDPPKYTPNNDNANPTPEDSLPPAYSTVSLYNDKSENQEIDPWEMPELKSTGPKWSEMTTKQRILSVLKSIMKFVFLLTLLYFFVCSLDVLSSAFQLVGGKAAGDIFKNHSVLSNPVAGLVIGVLVTVLVQSSSTSSSIIVSMVSSGLLTVRTAIPIVMGANIGTSVTNTIVALMQSGDRNEFRRAFAGATVHDFFNWLSVLVLLPIEIASGYLFHLTNVIVESFNIESGEDAPDMLKVITEPLTKGIIQLDKNVIQQIANGDPDAQNRSLIKRECGYKDWINGSVPGIENCTLNRPCWIDENNVTWTEVMETVKFTCSHIFAYTNLPDLAVGLILLALSLFVLCMCLILIVKLLNSMLKGQVSVLIKKIINTDFPFPFSWLTGYLAMLVGAGMTFIVQSSSVFTSALTPLIGLGVISIERAYPLTLGSNIGTTTTALLAALASPGDTLQNSVQIALCHFFFNISGILIWYPIPFMRLPIRMAKSLGNKTAKYRWFAVVYLIMCFFLLPLAVFGLSIAGWQVLVGVAVPIVFIIIVVIVISVLQSKCPRVLPDFLKTWDFLPKWMHSMKPWDLWMASLSLFCGHYCCCCCKKCKCCKGKEDEEEAVDKPKALECHENVVDLTDELPSLENRNHGKTMNLTAL
- the SLC34A2 gene encoding sodium-dependent phosphate transport protein 2B isoform X2 yields the protein MVSPGRVAQRLSYILVLRASFLSSFPFLTPVPPIYQTMAPFPEFQHRIPEGVDDPPKYTPNNDNANPTPDSLPPAYSTVSLYNDKSENQEIDPWEMPELKSTGPKWSEMTTKQRILSVLKSIMKFVFLLTLLYFFVCSLDVLSSAFQLVGGKAAGDIFKNHSVLSNPVAGLVIGVLVTVLVQSSSTSSSIIVSMVSSGLLTVRTAIPIVMGANIGTSVTNTIVALMQSGDRNEFRRAFAGATVHDFFNWLSVLVLLPIEIASGYLFHLTNVIVESFNIESGEDAPDMLKVITEPLTKGIIQLDKNVIQQIANGDPDAQNRSLIKRECGYKDWINGSVPGIENCTLNRPCWIDENNVTWTEVMETVKFTCSHIFAYTNLPDLAVGLILLALSLFVLCMCLILIVKLLNSMLKGQVSVLIKKIINTDFPFPFSWLTGYLAMLVGAGMTFIVQSSSVFTSALTPLIGLGVISIERAYPLTLGSNIGTTTTALLAALASPGDTLQNSVQIALCHFFFNISGILIWYPIPFMRLPIRMAKSLGNKTAKYRWFAVVYLIMCFFLLPLAVFGLSIAGWQVLVGVAVPIVFIIIVVIVISVLQSKCPRVLPDFLKTWDFLPKWMHSMKPWDLWMASLSLFCGHYCCCCCKKCKCCKGKEDEEEAVDKPKALECHENVVDLTDELPSLENRNHGKTMNLTAL
- the SLC34A2 gene encoding sodium-dependent phosphate transport protein 2B isoform X4; the encoded protein is MEKKTMAPFPEFQHRIPEGVDDPPKYTPNNDNANPTPDSLPPAYSTVSLYNDKSENQEIDPWEMPELKSTGPKWSEMTTKQRILSVLKSIMKFVFLLTLLYFFVCSLDVLSSAFQLVGGKAAGDIFKNHSVLSNPVAGLVIGVLVTVLVQSSSTSSSIIVSMVSSGLLTVRTAIPIVMGANIGTSVTNTIVALMQSGDRNEFRRAFAGATVHDFFNWLSVLVLLPIEIASGYLFHLTNVIVESFNIESGEDAPDMLKVITEPLTKGIIQLDKNVIQQIANGDPDAQNRSLIKRECGYKDWINGSVPGIENCTLNRPCWIDENNVTWTEVMETVKFTCSHIFAYTNLPDLAVGLILLALSLFVLCMCLILIVKLLNSMLKGQVSVLIKKIINTDFPFPFSWLTGYLAMLVGAGMTFIVQSSSVFTSALTPLIGLGVISIERAYPLTLGSNIGTTTTALLAALASPGDTLQNSVQIALCHFFFNISGILIWYPIPFMRLPIRMAKSLGNKTAKYRWFAVVYLIMCFFLLPLAVFGLSIAGWQVLVGVAVPIVFIIIVVIVISVLQSKCPRVLPDFLKTWDFLPKWMHSMKPWDLWMASLSLFCGHYCCCCCKKCKCCKGKEDEEEAVDKPKALECHENVVDLTDELPSLENRNHGKTMNLTAL